A genome region from Pseudomonas sp. S06B 330 includes the following:
- a CDS encoding aminoglycoside phosphotransferase family protein: MPDHDVRLQHLTVWLEEQLANLFQKQGWGAVPSGSLTAASSDASFRRYFRWQAEGRSFVVMDAPPPQENCRPFVAIDHLLATAKVNVPVIHAQDLERGFLLLSDLGTQTYLDVINADNADSLFDDAIEALLAFQQLPMDAPLPSYDVALLRRELELFPEWYVGRELELGFTDAQLAAWQRISTLLIDSALAQPKVLVHRDYMPRNLMQSMPNPGVLDFQDAVYGPVTYDVTCLFKDAFLSWPQARVEGWLKDYWQRAQAKGIPVQADFEDFHRASDLMGVQRHLKVIGIFARICHRDGKPRYLTDVPRFFAYIDEVIARRPELAELDELIESLQASAGARP, encoded by the coding sequence ATGCCTGATCATGATGTACGCCTGCAACACCTGACTGTCTGGCTCGAAGAACAACTGGCAAATCTGTTTCAGAAACAGGGCTGGGGTGCTGTTCCAAGTGGCAGCCTGACCGCTGCCAGCAGCGACGCCAGCTTCCGCCGCTATTTCCGCTGGCAGGCTGAAGGCCGCAGCTTTGTGGTCATGGATGCACCGCCACCGCAGGAAAACTGCCGTCCATTCGTCGCTATCGATCACTTGCTGGCTACGGCCAAAGTCAACGTACCGGTCATTCATGCGCAGGATCTGGAACGCGGCTTTTTGCTGCTGAGCGACCTGGGTACGCAAACCTACCTCGATGTGATCAATGCCGATAATGCCGATAGCCTGTTCGATGATGCCATCGAGGCGCTGCTGGCTTTCCAGCAATTGCCGATGGATGCCCCGTTGCCAAGTTACGACGTCGCGCTGCTGCGCCGCGAGCTTGAGCTGTTTCCCGAGTGGTATGTCGGCCGTGAGCTGGAACTGGGCTTCACCGACGCGCAACTTGCTGCTTGGCAGCGTATCAGCACCCTGTTGATCGATAGCGCGTTGGCTCAGCCCAAGGTGTTGGTACACCGCGACTATATGCCACGCAACCTGATGCAGAGTATGCCAAACCCTGGCGTGCTGGATTTCCAGGACGCGGTGTATGGGCCGGTGACCTATGACGTCACTTGCCTGTTCAAGGATGCGTTCCTCAGCTGGCCGCAAGCACGGGTGGAGGGTTGGTTGAAGGATTACTGGCAGCGCGCCCAGGCCAAAGGCATCCCGGTGCAGGCTGACTTTGAAGACTTTCACCGCGCCAGTGACCTGATGGGCGTACAGCGCCACCTCAAGGTTATCGGTATTTTTGCGCGCATCTGCCACCGCGACGGCAAACCACGCTACCTGACTGACGTGCCACGTTTCTTCGCCTATATAGATGAAGTGATCGCCCGTCGCCCGGAACTGGCCGAGCTCGATGAGCTGATCGAGAGTCTGCAAGCGAGTGCTGGAGCACGTCCATGA
- the murU gene encoding N-acetylmuramate alpha-1-phosphate uridylyltransferase MurU produces the protein MKAMILAAGKGERMRPLTLHTPKPLLPVAGVPLIEYHLRALGLAGIKEVVINHAWLGAQIEAHLGNGAGWGLSISYSAEGEPLETGGGIFKALPLLGEQPFVLVNGDVWTEYDFSCLPEKPAGLAHLVLVDNPGHHGKGDFCLQQGLVSDGLDGAPTLTYSGIAVIDPALFNGCTPGAFKLAPLLRDAMAVGQVTGEHFAGHWVDVGTQERLVEVEQLIKGRH, from the coding sequence ATGAAAGCAATGATTCTGGCTGCGGGCAAAGGTGAGCGGATGCGTCCGCTCACGTTGCACACGCCCAAACCGCTGCTGCCTGTGGCTGGTGTGCCGTTGATCGAGTACCACCTGCGTGCCCTGGGGCTGGCAGGTATCAAGGAAGTGGTGATCAACCACGCCTGGCTGGGCGCGCAGATCGAAGCGCACTTGGGTAATGGCGCGGGTTGGGGCCTGAGTATCAGTTACTCCGCTGAAGGGGAGCCACTGGAAACCGGCGGCGGTATTTTCAAAGCCTTGCCGTTGCTGGGTGAGCAACCGTTTGTGCTGGTCAACGGTGACGTTTGGACCGAATACGACTTCTCCTGCTTGCCAGAAAAACCTGCCGGTCTTGCCCATTTGGTGCTGGTCGACAACCCTGGGCATCACGGCAAGGGTGATTTCTGTTTGCAGCAAGGGTTGGTCAGCGATGGGCTGGACGGTGCTCCCACGCTGACCTATAGCGGTATTGCCGTTATCGACCCAGCGCTGTTCAACGGCTGTACGCCTGGTGCCTTCAAGTTGGCCCCCCTGCTGCGCGATGCCATGGCGGTTGGGCAGGTCACTGGCGAGCATTTCGCAGGTCATTGGGTGGATGTCGGTACGCAGGAACGTCTGGTCGAGGTCGAACAACTGATCAAGGGACGCCACTGA
- a CDS encoding LPS-assembly protein LptD, giving the protein MALKSPAFRKKFPLLVTGGLLALQPLATSYVVAAEQFDCQVSAAGGWDCKPKTNAATLPPRPVHAGAAASASGEATAEAGEAESAKGPMLVTESKGRGLKSRSDDYSHLDWVPRDQLTPAQLAETGPYCAGAYIEPTRPGMDDTTPKDEAPTFIGAKVSRYQQEQQIASLAGDVVMRQGSMQVEADEANLYQAENRGELSGNVKIRDNGSLVVGDHADIQLDTGEAKVDNAEYVMHKSRIRGNALYAKRAENAIIRLKDGTYTTCEPNSNAWQLRGNNITLNPATGFGTATNVTLRVKDIPVLYTPYIYFPIDDRRQSGFLPPSFSTSDDTGFMLVTPYYFNLAPNYDATLYPRYMAKRGMLMEGEFRYLTKSSEGQFGGAYLNDDNDDRKDQTDYEDQRWMVNWQHKGGLDERLMTEVDYTDISDPFYFQDLESEQIGVESRDFINQQGALTWRGDTYTARLNMQAYELATISKITPYDKLPQITFNGMLPYHPGGLDLKYQTEAVRFDRDLQSGPVFDEDGNLDTSVRADGGRIDQNVFGLARANGDRFYAAPEISLPLTATYGYLKPSIKYTTTHYELDLDSQGKQQAAAASDLQGKFSSTQNRNVPIFSVDSGLYFDRNTQWFGKNYRQTLEPRLYYLYVPYEDQKDIPIFDSGESTFSYGSLFRDNRFSGRDRIGDENKLSLGVTNRWIEENGFERQRFSVGQALYFKDRKVQLPGIDYRTRDDSLSDVSPYALEYAYRFNRDWRFNSDFNWDPDSRSTRSGSAMFHYQPEDDVNKVVNLGYRYRNDMVRYDQATGTWSAGGNSDYGKPGDPNYVKDYYKIQQHDFSVMWPIVPQWNAIARWQHDYSQNRTLEAFGGFEYDNCCWKLRLINRYWIDYDDFSQATPQNEKGDHGIFLQVVLKGLGGVVGTKVESFLDKGIEGYRTREDQAY; this is encoded by the coding sequence ATGGCATTGAAATCCCCCGCGTTTCGTAAAAAATTCCCGTTGCTGGTCACCGGCGGTCTGCTGGCACTGCAACCTCTGGCCACCTCGTATGTGGTCGCCGCAGAGCAATTCGACTGCCAAGTGTCCGCTGCCGGAGGCTGGGACTGCAAGCCCAAGACCAACGCAGCCACGCTGCCGCCACGTCCGGTGCATGCTGGCGCAGCTGCCAGTGCATCCGGCGAGGCCACTGCTGAGGCTGGCGAAGCCGAGAGCGCAAAAGGGCCAATGCTCGTTACCGAGAGCAAGGGCCGTGGCCTGAAATCGCGCAGCGACGACTACAGCCACCTGGACTGGGTCCCGCGTGATCAACTCACGCCTGCCCAGCTTGCCGAAACCGGGCCGTACTGTGCCGGCGCCTACATCGAGCCAACACGTCCGGGCATGGATGACACCACGCCGAAGGACGAAGCACCGACCTTCATCGGTGCCAAGGTATCTCGCTACCAGCAGGAACAGCAGATCGCCAGCCTCGCCGGTGACGTGGTCATGCGCCAGGGCAGCATGCAAGTCGAGGCCGACGAAGCCAACCTGTACCAGGCCGAAAACCGCGGTGAACTCAGCGGCAACGTCAAGATCCGTGACAACGGTTCGCTGGTGGTCGGCGACCATGCCGACATTCAGCTCGATACCGGTGAAGCCAAGGTCGATAACGCCGAATACGTGATGCACAAGTCGCGTATCCGCGGTAACGCGCTGTACGCCAAGCGTGCCGAGAACGCCATCATCCGCCTCAAGGATGGTACCTATACCACCTGTGAGCCGAACAGCAACGCCTGGCAGCTCAGGGGCAACAACATCACCCTGAACCCGGCCACCGGTTTCGGTACCGCGACCAACGTCACCCTGCGGGTCAAGGATATTCCGGTGTTATACACACCGTACATCTACTTCCCGATCGACGACCGTCGCCAGTCCGGCTTCCTGCCACCGTCGTTCAGTACCAGCGATGACACCGGCTTCATGCTGGTCACGCCGTACTACTTCAACCTGGCGCCAAACTACGACGCCACCTTGTATCCACGCTACATGGCCAAACGCGGCATGTTGATGGAAGGCGAGTTCCGCTACCTGACCAAATCCAGTGAAGGTCAGTTCGGTGGTGCTTACCTCAACGACGATAATGACGATCGCAAAGACCAGACTGACTATGAAGATCAGCGCTGGATGGTCAACTGGCAGCACAAGGGCGGCCTGGATGAGCGCCTGATGACTGAGGTCGATTACACCGACATCAGCGATCCGTTCTACTTCCAGGACCTGGAATCAGAGCAGATTGGCGTCGAGAGCCGCGACTTCATTAACCAGCAGGGTGCATTGACCTGGCGTGGCGACACCTATACCGCGCGCCTGAACATGCAGGCCTATGAGCTGGCCACCATCTCCAAGATCACCCCGTATGACAAGTTGCCGCAGATCACCTTCAACGGGATGCTGCCGTACCATCCGGGCGGTCTTGATCTGAAGTATCAAACCGAGGCTGTACGCTTCGACCGTGATCTGCAGAGTGGCCCGGTATTTGATGAAGACGGCAATCTGGACACCAGCGTGCGCGCAGACGGTGGCCGAATTGACCAGAACGTGTTTGGCCTGGCCCGAGCGAACGGTGATCGTTTCTATGCGGCACCGGAAATCAGCCTGCCGCTTACCGCGACCTATGGTTACCTGAAGCCTTCGATCAAGTACACCACTACCCATTACGAACTGGACCTGGACAGCCAGGGTAAACAGCAAGCTGCAGCCGCCTCTGACCTTCAAGGCAAATTCAGCAGCACCCAGAATCGTAATGTGCCGATCTTCAGCGTTGACAGTGGCCTGTATTTCGACCGTAACACTCAATGGTTCGGCAAGAATTACCGGCAGACCCTGGAACCTCGGCTGTACTACCTGTACGTGCCTTATGAAGATCAGAAAGACATTCCGATCTTCGACTCCGGTGAAAGTACCTTCAGCTACGGCTCGTTGTTCCGTGACAACCGCTTCAGCGGCCGCGATCGGATTGGTGACGAAAATAAGCTGTCGCTGGGCGTAACCAACCGCTGGATTGAAGAAAACGGCTTCGAGCGCCAACGCTTCAGTGTTGGTCAAGCGCTGTACTTCAAAGACCGCAAGGTGCAACTGCCGGGCATCGACTATCGCACTCGCGACGACTCGCTTTCCGACGTATCGCCTTATGCGCTGGAATATGCCTATCGCTTCAACCGTGACTGGCGCTTCAACTCCGACTTCAACTGGGATCCGGACAGCCGCAGCACCCGCTCGGGCAGTGCGATGTTCCACTACCAGCCTGAAGATGACGTGAACAAGGTCGTCAACCTCGGTTATCGCTATCGCAATGACATGGTTCGCTACGACCAGGCAACAGGTACGTGGTCAGCCGGTGGTAACAGCGACTACGGCAAGCCAGGTGACCCGAACTACGTCAAGGACTACTACAAGATCCAGCAACATGACTTCTCGGTCATGTGGCCGATTGTTCCGCAGTGGAATGCTATCGCGCGCTGGCAGCACGACTACAGCCAAAACCGTACCCTGGAAGCCTTCGGTGGCTTCGAGTACGACAACTGCTGCTGGAAACTGCGTCTGATCAACCGTTACTGGATCGATTATGACGATTTCAGCCAGGCAACTCCGCAAAACGAAAAAGGCGACCACGGCATCTTCCTGCAGGTTGTGCTGAAAGGCCTCGGCGGCGTAGTGGGCACTAAAGTCGAGTCGTTCCTCGACAAGGGCATTGAAGGTTATCGTACCCGTGAAGACCAAGCTTACTGA
- the rsmA gene encoding 16S rRNA (adenine(1518)-N(6)/adenine(1519)-N(6))-dimethyltransferase RsmA gives MSEQYQHRARKRFGQNFLHDAGVIDRILRSIHAKAADRMLEIGPGQGALTEGLLASGAQLDVVELDKDLVPILNQQFAGRDNFRLHQGDALKFDFTSLGAAPNSLRVVGNLPYNISTPLIFHLLNNAELIRDMHFMLQKEVVERLAAGPGGGDWGRLSIMVQYHCRVEHLFNVGPGAFNPPPKVDSAIVRLVPHETLPHPAKDHRLLERIVREAFNQRRKTLRNTLKALLTSEAIEAAGVDGSLRPEQLDLAAFVRLADKLAEQQGAE, from the coding sequence ATGAGTGAGCAATACCAACACCGGGCGCGCAAGCGCTTTGGCCAGAACTTCCTGCACGACGCCGGTGTTATCGACCGCATCCTGCGCTCGATCCACGCTAAAGCCGCAGACCGCATGCTGGAAATTGGGCCGGGCCAGGGAGCACTGACCGAAGGCCTGCTGGCCAGCGGCGCACAACTGGACGTGGTCGAGCTGGACAAAGACCTGGTGCCGATTCTCAACCAGCAATTCGCTGGCCGCGATAATTTCCGCCTGCACCAGGGCGATGCGCTGAAGTTCGACTTCACCAGCCTTGGCGCTGCGCCCAATAGCCTGCGCGTGGTCGGCAACCTACCGTACAACATCTCAACGCCGTTGATTTTCCACCTGCTGAACAATGCCGAACTGATCCGCGACATGCACTTCATGCTGCAGAAGGAAGTGGTCGAGCGCCTGGCAGCAGGTCCTGGTGGTGGCGACTGGGGTCGGTTGTCGATCATGGTTCAGTACCACTGCCGGGTCGAACACCTGTTCAACGTGGGCCCAGGCGCGTTCAACCCGCCCCCCAAAGTTGATTCGGCCATCGTGCGCCTGGTGCCTCACGAAACACTGCCGCACCCGGCCAAGGATCATCGCCTGCTGGAGCGCATCGTTCGCGAAGCCTTCAACCAGCGCCGCAAGACCCTGCGCAACACCCTCAAGGCTCTGCTCACCAGCGAAGCCATCGAAGCGGCCGGCGTCGACGGCAGCCTACGTCCTGAGCAACTCGACCTGGCGGCGTTCGTCCGCCTGGCCGACAAGCTGGCCGAGCAACAAGGCGCCGAATAA
- the glpE gene encoding thiosulfate sulfurtransferase GlpE produces MSEFKRIPPEQAQALREQGAVVVDIRDPQTYAALHITGSKHLDNHSVADFIRGADLDAPTVVVCYHGNSSQSAAAYLISQGFSDVYSLDGGFELWRGTYPAETAQGTAE; encoded by the coding sequence ATGAGCGAATTCAAACGCATCCCTCCCGAACAGGCCCAAGCCCTGCGCGAACAAGGTGCGGTCGTGGTCGATATTCGCGACCCGCAAACCTATGCCGCCCTGCACATCACAGGCTCGAAGCATCTGGACAATCATTCGGTCGCGGACTTCATTCGTGGCGCCGATCTGGATGCGCCAACGGTGGTGGTCTGCTATCACGGCAACTCCAGCCAGAGTGCCGCTGCCTACCTGATCAGTCAGGGCTTTTCCGACGTCTACAGCCTGGACGGCGGCTTCGAGCTGTGGCGCGGTACCTACCCCGCGGAAACCGCTCAAGGCACTGCTGAATAA
- a CDS encoding symmetrical bis(5'-nucleosyl)-tetraphosphatase produces MAVYAVGDLQGCLQPLKCLLERVNFNPTIDRLWLVGDLVNRGPESLATLRFLYAMRESLVCVLGNHDLHLLAAWHNIERLKKNDTLREILDAPDAGELLDWLRQQKLLHYDEQRGVALVHAGIPPQWTLGKALELAGEVEEVLRDDNRLKPYLDGMYGNEPNKWSKDLSGTARLRVITNYFTRMRFCTSEGKLDLKGKEGADTAPPGYKPWFAHKGRRSRHVKIIFGHWAALEGRCNAPDVVALDTGCVWGGAMTLYNVDSGAMYRCECTDEGTPRAQPEPAQAARMNDQS; encoded by the coding sequence ATGGCGGTCTATGCAGTGGGTGACCTGCAAGGCTGCCTGCAACCGCTGAAGTGCCTGCTTGAGCGCGTCAATTTCAACCCCACCATTGACCGCCTGTGGCTAGTGGGCGACCTGGTCAACCGTGGCCCGGAGTCATTGGCGACGCTGCGTTTTCTGTATGCCATGCGCGAGTCACTGGTGTGCGTGCTAGGCAACCACGATCTGCACCTGCTAGCCGCCTGGCACAACATCGAGCGACTGAAGAAAAACGACACCCTGCGCGAGATTCTCGACGCTCCGGATGCGGGGGAACTGCTTGACTGGCTGCGCCAGCAAAAGCTGCTGCACTATGACGAACAACGCGGCGTGGCCTTGGTGCATGCCGGCATTCCACCGCAGTGGACCCTGGGAAAGGCCCTGGAGCTGGCTGGCGAAGTGGAAGAAGTGCTGCGTGACGACAACCGCCTCAAACCCTACCTCGACGGCATGTACGGCAATGAGCCGAACAAATGGAGCAAGGATTTGAGCGGCACTGCCCGCTTGCGCGTAATTACCAACTACTTCACCCGCATGCGCTTTTGCACCAGCGAGGGCAAGCTCGACCTCAAAGGCAAGGAAGGCGCCGATACTGCACCACCTGGCTACAAGCCATGGTTCGCCCATAAAGGTCGCCGCTCGCGGCACGTGAAAATCATCTTCGGCCACTGGGCCGCGCTGGAAGGCCGCTGCAATGCGCCCGATGTCGTTGCCCTGGACACCGGCTGCGTATGGGGCGGCGCCATGACCCTGTATAACGTCGACAGCGGCGCTATGTATCGCTGCGAATGCACCGACGAAGGCACGCCCCGAGCGCAGCCTGAGCCCGCACAAGCGGCTAGAATGAACGACCAGTCCTGA
- a CDS encoding TerB family tellurite resistance protein → MLWPSTVIGAGAGFAIASIPGALLGALLGQAMDRRLQLHSWAHVRERLGGRPVLRDDEVLFVLLGRLAKCDGRVVDGHIQQARQEMQRLEMSEPARRRAIAAFNRGKSGKDRLGVYLRRLRQQPHAAEGMLRACWRMAWADGRAGRHERELLLDWGRQLGWSAPKVQALALEYEPQRASLSSAGFGYQDALRVLGVGPQVEPGQIKQAYRRLLSRHHPDKLVGSGASPSQVREATERTRELHQAYAVIRKQRGF, encoded by the coding sequence ATGTTGTGGCCGAGCACAGTGATTGGTGCCGGGGCCGGCTTCGCCATTGCCAGCATCCCGGGAGCGTTGCTGGGGGCATTGCTGGGACAGGCGATGGATCGCCGCTTGCAGTTGCACAGTTGGGCGCATGTGCGTGAGCGCCTGGGTGGGCGTCCGGTTTTGCGCGACGATGAAGTACTGTTCGTGCTGCTCGGACGTTTGGCCAAGTGCGACGGGCGGGTAGTTGACGGCCACATTCAGCAGGCCCGCCAGGAAATGCAGCGCTTGGAAATGAGCGAACCTGCACGACGCCGGGCGATTGCCGCGTTCAACCGTGGCAAGAGTGGCAAGGACCGCCTGGGCGTCTATCTGCGCCGTTTGCGGCAACAGCCGCATGCAGCTGAGGGTATGTTGCGTGCGTGTTGGCGCATGGCCTGGGCCGATGGTCGGGCGGGCCGCCACGAGCGCGAGTTGTTGCTCGATTGGGGGCGGCAATTGGGATGGTCGGCGCCCAAGGTCCAGGCGCTGGCATTGGAATACGAGCCCCAGCGGGCCAGCCTGTCCAGCGCCGGTTTCGGTTATCAGGACGCCTTGCGTGTGCTCGGCGTGGGGCCGCAGGTTGAGCCGGGTCAGATCAAGCAAGCTTATCGGCGGCTGCTCAGCCGCCACCATCCCGATAAGCTGGTTGGCAGTGGTGCCAGCCCCTCCCAGGTGCGCGAAGCAACCGAACGCACCCGCGAGCTGCACCAGGCCTATGCGGTCATCCGCAAACAACGCGGTTTCTAG
- the pdxA gene encoding 4-hydroxythreonine-4-phosphate dehydrogenase PdxA — MKPQRFALTPGEPAGIGPDLCLLLAAQAQPHPLIAITSCDLLAERATQLGVAVNLLPVTPATLPDQPAPAGSLYVWDTPLQNPVVAGQLDKNNAAFVLNTLTRAGQGCLDGHFAGMITAPVHKGVINESGIAFSGHTEFLADLTSTAQVVMMLATRGLRVALVTTHLPLRDVADAITAERLERVTRILHADLQQKFGIPSPRILVCGLNPHAGEGGHLGHEEIDTIEPTLARLRSEGMDLRGPLPADTLFTPKYLEHCDAVLAMYHDQGLPVLKYKGFGAAVNVTLGLPIIRTSVDHGTALDLAGTGRIDTGSLQVALETAYQMAETRI, encoded by the coding sequence GTGAAACCTCAGCGCTTCGCCCTCACACCCGGCGAGCCAGCCGGCATAGGTCCCGACCTGTGCCTGCTGCTCGCCGCGCAAGCCCAGCCTCACCCCCTGATTGCCATCACCAGCTGTGACCTGCTCGCCGAGCGGGCCACACAACTGGGTGTGGCGGTCAATTTGCTACCGGTCACGCCCGCGACGCTCCCCGATCAGCCCGCCCCTGCCGGCAGCCTGTATGTCTGGGATACGCCACTGCAGAACCCGGTGGTAGCTGGCCAGCTGGACAAGAACAATGCCGCCTTCGTACTCAACACCCTGACCCGTGCCGGCCAGGGCTGCCTGGACGGGCATTTTGCCGGGATGATCACCGCCCCCGTGCACAAAGGCGTGATCAACGAAAGCGGGATCGCCTTCTCCGGCCATACCGAATTCCTCGCTGACCTCACCAGCACCGCGCAAGTGGTAATGATGCTAGCCACCCGCGGCCTTCGCGTGGCCCTGGTGACGACTCACCTGCCCTTGCGCGATGTGGCCGACGCCATTACTGCCGAACGCCTGGAACGCGTCACACGAATCCTCCACGCCGATCTGCAGCAAAAGTTCGGCATCCCGAGCCCACGCATCCTGGTTTGCGGCCTGAACCCGCACGCTGGCGAGGGTGGCCACTTGGGCCATGAAGAAATCGACACCATCGAACCCACATTGGCGCGCTTGCGCAGCGAAGGCATGGACCTGCGCGGCCCACTGCCAGCCGATACCCTGTTTACCCCCAAATATCTGGAGCATTGCGACGCAGTGCTGGCGATGTACCACGACCAAGGCCTGCCCGTTCTCAAGTACAAGGGCTTCGGCGCAGCCGTGAACGTGACCTTGGGCCTGCCGATCATCCGCACCTCGGTCGACCACGGCACTGCCCTGGACTTGGCCGGCACTGGCCGGATCGATACCGGCAGCCTGCAGGTCGCCCTGGAAACCGCCTACCAGATGGCCGAGACCCGAATATGA
- a CDS encoding peptidylprolyl isomerase, giving the protein MKTKLTDCLRPLLLGAVLLTGTAHAAVQPLDSVVAIVDNDVVMKSQLDQRVREVQQTIAKRGGSAPPAGVLDQQVLERLIVENLQLQIGERSGIRITDEELNQAIGTIAQRNGMNLEQFRAALARDGLSYDDAREQVRREMIISRVRQRRVAERIQVTEQEVKNFLASDMGKMQLSEEYRLANILIPTPERADSATIQAAAKQAGEVYQQLKQGADFAQLAIARSASETALEGGEMGWRRAAQLPPPFDRLLSTLSVGDVTEPVRTPGGFIILKLQEKRGGQAMVRDEVHVRHILIKPSEIRSEAATKQLAEKLYDRIQNGEDFGELAKSFSEDPGSALNGGDLNWVDPNALVPEFREQMANAPQGEVTKPFQTQYGWHVLEVLGRRATDSTEQAREQQAMNVLRNRKYDEELQTWLRQIRDEAYVEIKLPGVDQASQ; this is encoded by the coding sequence GTGAAGACCAAGCTTACTGATTGTCTGCGCCCGCTGTTGCTGGGCGCTGTATTGCTGACCGGCACGGCGCATGCCGCCGTGCAGCCTCTGGATAGCGTTGTGGCCATCGTCGATAACGACGTGGTCATGAAGAGCCAACTGGACCAGCGCGTGCGCGAAGTCCAGCAGACCATCGCCAAACGTGGTGGCTCTGCGCCACCCGCCGGCGTGCTCGATCAGCAGGTGCTCGAACGCCTGATCGTCGAAAACCTGCAGCTGCAGATCGGCGAACGCTCGGGTATCCGTATCACTGACGAAGAACTGAACCAGGCCATCGGCACCATTGCCCAGCGCAATGGCATGAACCTGGAGCAGTTCCGCGCGGCCCTGGCCCGCGACGGCCTGTCGTATGATGATGCTCGCGAACAAGTACGTCGCGAGATGATCATCAGCCGCGTTCGTCAGCGCCGCGTGGCCGAGCGCATTCAGGTGACCGAGCAGGAAGTGAAGAACTTCCTCGCCTCGGACATGGGCAAGATGCAGCTGTCTGAAGAGTACCGTCTGGCCAACATCCTGATCCCGACGCCGGAACGTGCTGACTCCGCCACTATTCAAGCCGCCGCGAAACAAGCGGGAGAGGTTTACCAACAGCTCAAGCAAGGTGCCGACTTCGCCCAACTGGCCATCGCCCGTTCGGCCAGTGAAACCGCTCTGGAAGGCGGTGAGATGGGCTGGCGTCGCGCGGCTCAGCTGCCACCGCCGTTCGATCGCCTGCTGAGCACGCTGTCGGTAGGTGATGTCACTGAGCCGGTGCGCACTCCAGGCGGCTTTATCATCCTCAAGCTGCAGGAAAAGCGCGGCGGCCAGGCCATGGTGCGTGACGAAGTGCACGTACGCCATATCCTGATCAAGCCAAGCGAAATCCGTAGCGAGGCAGCCACCAAGCAACTGGCTGAAAAGCTCTACGACCGGATCCAGAATGGTGAAGACTTCGGCGAACTGGCGAAGAGCTTCTCCGAAGATCCTGGCTCGGCACTTAATGGCGGTGATCTCAACTGGGTCGACCCGAACGCCCTGGTACCTGAGTTCCGCGAACAAATGGCCAACGCCCCACAAGGCGAAGTCACCAAGCCGTTCCAGACCCAATATGGCTGGCACGTCCTGGAAGTTCTCGGCCGCCGCGCTACCGACAGCACCGAACAGGCTCGCGAGCAACAAGCGATGAACGTACTGCGTAACCGTAAGTATGACGAAGAGCTGCAGACCTGGCTGCGTCAGATCCGTGACGAAGCCTACGTTGAAATCAAGCTTCCTGGCGTCGATCAGGCCTCCCAGTGA
- the apaG gene encoding Co2+/Mg2+ efflux protein ApaG — protein MSDPRYQIDVSVVTRFLKEQSEPENDRFAFAYTITVKNNGSLPAKLLSRHWLITNGDGQVEEVKGAGVIGQQPLIEPGKSHTYSSGAVISTTVGTMQGSYQMIAEDGKRFDADIAPFRLAVPGALH, from the coding sequence ATGTCAGATCCCCGCTATCAGATCGACGTCAGCGTCGTGACCCGCTTTCTCAAAGAACAATCCGAACCCGAAAACGACCGTTTCGCCTTCGCCTACACCATCACCGTAAAAAATAACGGCTCGTTGCCAGCCAAACTGCTGTCGCGCCACTGGTTGATTACCAATGGCGATGGCCAGGTCGAGGAAGTAAAAGGCGCCGGCGTGATCGGCCAGCAACCGCTGATCGAACCCGGCAAAAGCCACACTTACAGCAGCGGTGCAGTGATCAGCACCACCGTCGGCACCATGCAGGGTTCTTATCAGATGATCGCCGAAGACGGTAAACGCTTCGACGCCGACATTGCCCCCTTCCGCCTGGCTGTTCCTGGAGCCTTGCACTGA